The nucleotide window aataataattgtcaattggtgtcatcagcaaatgaGAGAAAAGTTAGCATTTTTGAATTGTGCATCATTAACATATTACAGAAATAGGAATTACTAAAACAGATTAATTACTTAAAAATGTCACTGAACATACTACAACCAAAGCTACTAATTTCCCTTAAATTTTTCTTACACTTACCTGATATGAAGCAAAAAAGCACACAATACTCTTGTTTTTTAATAACCCCAGCTTACTTGCCTAAAATGAAAGCCAACAATCAGAATACAGGAATTCTCCATTGATATAAAATGCAAACACAATAGACAAAAATTACatgttataattaacaattattattccacatgtgtgtgttggatatgagatgatagatagccaactcAGCGCTACGCCCCTCGTTGGCTATAagcatctcatatccaacaagtgcgagtggaataattattgttaaatataccatCATCTACAAAGATGGTTAGCGTATAcatcagcttaaatttaaaggGAAGTTAAgacattttccctcaagaaacaatggcggccggcgcaAATTGCTTCAcactggagttgaatgaaaatgaagtcaTTAAGCTATTAGAAGATTTCGATTTTATTAAAAATGCCCCTGAGATATTAGATaaatcttcttgactttattttgtgagaagaaactggACATTAAAATGTACAGGTAATTTtcaaatgtgtaaattgtctcaacctGCATTgctttgctttgactaacttgGATGCTtgaattgtcaaaataaagttttcaagtttttaccttgaaatattttcatgccatacttttttgctttctttaagCTCCCTGGTGTTGGGTTTTCTAATACTTCAATGACTTCCTGTTCATTCAACTCTGGTTAGAAGCAACTTTTACTGGCCGCCATTGAGGGaaaatttcttcctttttaaatttaagctgatgtgtacgcttaccatatttggagattaggGTATATTGGTTCATATACCATAATGACtgagccaataaaaagtctcgAATTGCATTATCCAGTGATCCAGTtttcaataattaacaattattattgcacAAGtgtgcgttggatatgagatggtaaatagccaacgaggcccATAGGGCTGAGTTCGCTGTAACCAATCTCATATCCGACAAGTGCgaatggaataataatattgttttacaccttttgctgttcatttagagaaaatacgcgtattttctctaattgaacagcaaaaggtgtattaaattctcaaccttcTGATTTGCTAGACTTTAtttaagtttaagaaacgacTGAATGGATTTTGTGGATGAACTTTTGTAATACGTGCCATCTTTCTTTCTGGCAGACATGTGAAAACACTTCAAACAAGCATTCAACTCTTGTCTCGACATTTCTTctattggttttgaaaatgtgGCACCACCAGGACTAGCAAGCCATTCTGTATAAGGtaaacattgttgttgttatgtaatcttcacaaaattaatgtgtaAAATCTTGAtggtcaaatttgaaagttggcaAATTTTAAGGCAATCTTAACAGATGCGTGCCattaacaacatgaaaagccaaaaactatgtccccgttaaccctttaagccctatgagtgccaaatggtaAAAGGCATcaacaaaaatttatttatttttaccatAACAATGTTTAAAATTGCATAGTTGGAAAATAATCTAAAAAGAGAATCCAAGAAAGTGCACTTCCCTGTCCAAAGATGGCAAACAAAGGAATAGCAAACAGATATTTTTGCCCagcaaattaaacaaattgtAATTAGGATTACTGAAGAAGTGACATACAGTATAAAGGAGATCATTCTCTTCATTCTTTGATGTAAAAATACATGAAACTCTTGTTCAAGGAATAGAGCATCACCTCAGACATTCACTACTTTATCTCTTTACAACAGCAGTGTAGTTCTTACGTACTTGTTCAGCTGTTGTGGAGAATGTTGAGAGAAAACTGGCCCTCAGAGCATTTTGTGGCACTTTGGAGTGATCTGCAACTAGAACCACATGAACCCACTCCAAATTAAAATCCACAAAAAGTAACGAAAGAGTCAAAGTATTAAGAAGTGCACCAAGGTAACCTGTTCGATAAGAGcataaaatttacaataatttccGCAAACATCTTAAACTTAAGTTTTATAGTTTAGATTAGAAAAACACCACATTGCATGCAGACGAAGAAGCCGAAAATGTTTTATCTTAAATACCTTTCACGAGAGGAACTCCGTCACGGTCTGTAACCATTATAGCGAGAATGCCCTCGTGCCTGGAAGAGAATGAGCCAAATGCAAGCTAAGAAGTCATCTTTCGGGATTGCGAAGTCACGAGACTTGAGAATTTCGTGAGGGTAAGCAGATTGTTCCTTCATTTCAATGTTTCCGAAAAATCATTTCTCTCTTTACCTTGTTATGAGGTCCTCAAAATAATGATGGATACCCTAAAGAGCAAAAGACGACACGAAATAGTTAGATAAAGTTGAGGAAAGGCCGTAGGATCTCTTCTGCTTACCTCCGCCATGTTTGAACAATGATCATTAGGAGAAGGAGTGGGACTGGGgtgattaaaaaaagaacagaaagtaggaaaaaaaaagaatcggACGTGGACAGGATCATTGGCCGAGTAGGTAGAAATGATTGTCGAAACATCAAGACACGAGGAATCGCGTTGTTACTGTCGGCAGTCATTTGACAACCGCTCTATCAGGTATTATTCGAGAGTTAATGTATTTTACCTCGTAAATGCTAATTAAGGACATCAAGAAAGAAGAACTTTAATAGCAAAGTCACTAGTGTAAGTCAATATTGTAAATTAATTATAATATGCTAGTTAAAATCAAAGTATGATAGTTCtaaaataaagtaataaatCAGAGTAATGCCTGATTTGAGTCGTACTAGCGTGCGAgccagcgagccatgcgagtcacagtgcgagtcatgcgagccagggtgtgagccatgcgagtcacaaaaaaaaagttagtaGTAAAAGATATCTCTTAAATTCCTTCTTGTTTTCCTTAACTTGTTTTGACTCTCTAACGTAAATGGGACCAAAAGATTGCTTCGAATAATAGAAGGCTTAAAGAAATCGGGCGCTATAGAGAATCGGGATTCTactgtaatttttaaaattgttgggAAATTGTGAACAAGCTGTGAACAGCGGCAACAATAACAAGaacacaaagaacaaaaaaagaacgtcTCTGTCTCCACCGCGCTCTAGAGGCTACAGagaattcgtgaatttgatggtgttATGAAATCTATACAGTACTGATGTTATCTGAACCTTGATTATGCCAATGGAACGAGTATCGTTTTGCTGTCAACACGCATCAAGAGATCACCTCATGATCTCTTGCACACGTGAATTGAATCATTgggaaaaagtttttttccctGTGTTTCGTTCCATACGTCAGGAAAAAGCATCATGGGTAAGCATACATCCGCCTAATCAATTTAATTCTAGACTCACActacatatatatagatatatatttgcccccgcagggttttggcccagaggccaaaacccgaggaggcaccctaggagtaaggaatttcaaaatttaagaaagtaagtactgtaagtaaatttgtagtatgcgaaaaaaatctcgatttgatcaaactaggcgcgcactgtcgtctcggggtctcgggtaatattttagcaagcgcgcaaggTGCgaacgtttcgtcatcttctagaagcttTGGAAGGGGAGcgttttgcacttcagtgatttctttgtattcaaaagcattcaacagtgctaagtaaatttggtttgtcagacacaaatcatcaacgggttCGACAGACctgatccaacagatcacaaatatctcaagctcaagcgtgtcaaattcaacgagaaaaaaacgtatcctgaaactttgtagcctcctacgcaaacgttcttacgggttcgtcacgcagtcattcctcccccacgaacgtgggtgaggaatgattgcgtgacgaacccgtaagaacgtttgcgtaggaggctagaaactttgaagccgcaaccgcgtttaaagtgttacttacatcacaatttctttttttcgttatcaatcctgttaagacgatttaagcaatctaagctttattttcccgtgtattaaacaccatctagttcaatgtcaacattcacatgcgttatttgatgctcaacagcgaacgtgacataaccgacactcagtcacgctacgcaaatcgaaagtcgtacataacatGAGTTGCCGCCgtgccttccaaatttgacgcataacagacatcgacaagagaGAAAGCGTTACAAATGTctaaataattccattaccagtattgcgatatttcatacttagtccgtcggtcttcggtattcgctcgtttttacttgtttcaggttctttatttcgattgaactcgtcacgaagggaaaccgttacatttgtgttagtatttgtttgatgttccagatgatagatatcggatccttgttaggACCTGATTAcatgtagtctccttcgcagccgttattagggtcgtcacgcaatgctcctccccaactaagttggggaggagcgttacgtgacgacccgaataacggctgcgaaggagactagattacatgagccgggctggcccggttagccgggttggtgtcagtttgccgggatctcggcacgtttgttaaacacaacaaaaatcaacttcgcgattacatgacaaccgggccagcccgatTAGCCGAGATCCCAGTATCacggtgccgggatcccggctaaccgggctgaaaattttccatgtaatcgcgtttgccgggtcagcccggcccattaagccagcgagagtacagcgggtaatttcaattccttgtactttaacaaataaatttctcttccgcgcaaagtgagtcgccaacaaatgaatattcctctttctatatagaagaaacaaaaataaaagtccatgtaactgcattaatgcagaagataatacagccagctgctggaaaaaggcaattacgatcattcgccgcattcttgtagtgtccgttcgAAAACTAGGACTTCCCGCTATAATATCGATcggctcgtgccttcttcgcaccaaaatcaagcaaggtctcccgcgtttcatagcatcaggtcttccgcgtttcatcgcatcagccatcggT belongs to Acropora muricata isolate sample 2 chromosome 9, ASM3666990v1, whole genome shotgun sequence and includes:
- the LOC136927459 gene encoding ragulator complex protein LAMTOR3-A-like — its product is MAEGIHHYFEDLITRHEGILAIMVTDRDGVPLVKVADHSKVPQNALRASFLSTFSTTAEQASKLGLLKNKSIVCFFASYQVVHFSFLPLVVSIIATSQANTGLLLGLEKEFEETVKRIKNIVDGV